Proteins from one Ricinus communis isolate WT05 ecotype wild-type chromosome 9, ASM1957865v1, whole genome shotgun sequence genomic window:
- the LOC125371083 gene encoding mitochondrial intermembrane space import and assembly protein 40 homolog: MLSELEKRKRKMGQAQSEVAAVDQTQNHQSSPATSVESLIAEAAAYGNDENESLDAKAQKALECPCIADLRKGSCGIQFSEAFVCFLKSTG; this comes from the exons aattagaaaaaagaaaaagaaagatgggtcAAGCTCAGAGCGAAGTGGCGGCAGTAGATCAAACTCAGAACCACCAATCGTCGCCCGCTACTTCTGTGGAATCTCTTATTGCAG AAGCTGCAGCTTATGGCAATGATGAGAATGAG TCTCTTGATGCGAAGGCTCAGAAAGCATTAGAATGCCCATGCATTGCTGACTTACGCAAAGGCTCATGTGGGATCCAGTTTTCAGAAGCTTTCGTTTGTTTCCTCAAAAGTACGGGCTGA